The DNA window CGCGCCATGCAGGAAACCAACGATGGATTCGAGATCGCCCGGCGCGACCTGGACATCCGCGGCCCGGGAGAGTTTTTGGGCGCACGCCAGTCGGGTGATGCCCTCTTGCGCTTTGCCGACCTGGTGACCGATACCCACCTGCTCGAATGGGCGCGGGCGCTTGCGCCGGTAATGTTGGACCGCTACCCCCAGCACGCCGAGCGGCATGTGGCGCGCTGGCTGGGCGGCAAGGCCGACTACCTCAAAGCGTAGAGGTGCCCGGGTGTGCGATGTGGGTGGCCTCCCACGCCTCAATGGGCACCGGCCGACCCAGCAGATAACCCTGGCAGAAATGGCAGCCATGGCTGATGAGAAAGGCGCGCTGTGCCACGGTCTCCACGCCTTCGGCCACGACCTCCAGCCCCAGCGCATCGCTCATCACCAGAATGGCGCGAACAATGGCGCTACTGGTGTTGTCGTTCAGCATGTCGCGGGTGAAGGACTGGTCGATCTTCAGCAGGTCAAAGGGCAAGCGCTTCAGATAGGACAGCGATGAGTAGCCCGTGCCGAAATCGTCCAGCGCGAAGCGCAGCCCCAGGTCGCGCAATTGGTGCATCTTGGTGATGGTGGTTTCGATGTCGCCCAGGATCGCGCTCTCGGTCAGCTCCAATTTCAGGCCGCCGGAGTCAATGCCCGTGCGGTTGAGTGTTTCGTGCACCAGGGCCACAAAGTCGGCCTGGTGAAACTGCTTTGCGCTCACATTGACGGCCAGGGTCAGATGCCGGGTGGTCGGGCTGAGTTGCCATTGGGCCAATTGCTGGCAGGCGGTGTCCAGCACCCACTGGCCCATGGGCAGGATCAGGCCGGTTTCTTCCGCCAGCGGGATGAAGTCGGCGGGAGATATGGCTTTTCCGTCTGCGCCTATCCAGCGAATCAGGGCTTCGGCGCCGACCACGGAGCCTGCCTGATCGACCTGTACCTGGTAGTACAGCTGGAAAGCACGGTGCTCGACAGCATCGCGCAAGCCCATCTCCATGGCCACGCGGGCATCCATGGAGGCCTGCATCGTGTCATCAAAAAACAGCACGCTGCCTCCGCCTTCTTCCTTGGCGCGGTACATCGCTACCTCGGCCTGCTGGAGCAGTACCTCCGGGGGCGCCTTGCTGGCACTGAACAACGTGACACCTGCACTGTTGGCGGCATAGAGTTTCCTGGTAGCGCCTAACTCATAGGGCGCCGCCAGCGTGTTGTGCAACTGCTGTGCCAACTGGTGCGCAGCAGCCATGGCCTGTTCAGCGTCTGCGCCGAGGTTCTGCACGATGGCGGCAAACGTGTTGCTGCCCAGGCGTGCCACCGTATTCTGCGCGCCCATGCAATCCTGTATGCGCCGGGCCATCTCGCACAGCAGCAGGTCGCCTGCGGCATGGCCCCAGGTGTCGTTGATTTGCTTGAAGCGGTCGATGTCGGCCAGTAGCAGCACGCCGTGCTGTGCACTGGCCCCGAGCGCCTGCTTTAACCGGTCTTGCAACAGGGTGCGGTTGGGCAGGCCGGTCAGGGTATCGTAGTAGGCCAGCCGGTGCACCAGTTCCTCAGACTGCTTTTGCTGCGTGATGTCTTCCTTGGTGGCGACGTAGTGGGTCACCTGGCCGCTCGCATCCACGATGGGGGCAATGATGGCCATTTCCACATAGGTGGAGCCGTCTTTGCGGGTGTTGGTGAACTCGCCGCGCCACGGTTTTCCGGACGCCAGTGCCGCCCACATGGCCTTGTACGTCGCTGGGGCGGTTTTGCCACGGTTCAGTATGCGGGGGTTGTGGCCCAGCACTTCATTCCGCGTGAAGCCGCTGTTGCGCACAAAGGCCTCGTTGACGTATTGAATGCGCGCTTGTGTATCGGTAATGATGATGCTCTCAGGGCTCTGCTCCACGGCGGTGGACAGGCGCCGCAAATCCATGTCGCGCTTTTGCAGCTCGTCGGCCATGTGGTTGATGCCTCGCTCCACGGCATGCATTTCACGCACATTGGAGTACTGTGAGATCGGTGTTTCCAGGCGCCCTGAGGCGACGTTGTCGATCGCCGCGGTGATCTTGTGTGTCCAGGCCTCGATCAGGTCATAGACGCAATAGCGTGCCGTCAGCACCGACACCAGGGCAATGCCTGCAAGCAGCGCAATGCGCAGCCAGAACCCCTGGTCAATACCGGCCACCGTGTGGCCCAGAGGGGCGCCGACGGCGAACACCAGGGGCGTGTGTGAAAAACGCGACGACACAATGCCGTACATGCGCCGGTTGCCGTCCGGGCCCACCAGTTCGCTGACGGTTTGGCCGTTTTGCAGCGCAGTCAGAAATCGCTCGGCGACCTCGGGCGGCAGTCGCTGTGCTGGCGCAAGCCCCTCGCTGGGGTGGTGAGACAGCACCGCGCCCGTGCCGCTGAGCAGAAAAGCGTTCCATCCCACGGGTAGTTTGAATTGCGCCACCAGCTTGTCAAACCAGCCGATCTGGATGGAGGTGAACAGGATGGCCTTGAGTTGGCCCTGGGCGTCGTGCACCGGGTAGCCAAAGGTCATGCCGGGTCTGTGTGAAATGCGTCCGACCAGAATTTCACCGGTCGTAATGCCCTGGCCCATGCTGGCATCGCGGAACCATTGGCGATCGCTGACCGTGACCACCGTGCGCAGCGAGATGGCACTGCAGAAAACGGCGCCGTTGGGCAGCACAGCGCCAACGTTGGCGACATCCTCCATGGATTGCATCAAGCGCTGCGCCAGACCAGAGCAGTCTGCGCCATCGAGCGATTGCAGGTTGTCGGCACGGGCCATGATCTGGAAGGTCTGGCGCATGCTGCGCAAGGCTGACTCCTCTGTCATATGAACCGCCGCCAGCATGCGGCCGACTTCATTGTCTAGGGCTGCGATCGCGTCATGGCGCCGTTCCCGGTAGTCCAGGAAAGCCATCAAAAAAACCGGAAGGCAGGCCATGGCAATAATTGCCCACAGGCGCAGATGCAAGGACCTGGTGGTGCGCGGTGTCATGGTTCGTGCATCATAGAGGGATTGATCCTGCACAGCACGGTATTTGGATGTGTGCTGCGCAAGGCACCGGGTGCCCATACTGCTACTCACATGACTCTCACCGAACTCAAATACATCGTTGCCGTGGCACGCGAAAAGCACTTTGGCCGTGCCGCCGATGCCTGTTATGTGTCGCAGCCCACGCTGTCGGTGGCGGTCAAAAAGCTGGAAGAAGAGCTGGACGTCAAGCTGTTTGAGCGCAGCGCCGGAGAGGTCAGTGTGACCCCGCTGGGCGAGGAAATCGTGCGCCAGGCCCAGAGCGTGCTGGAGCAGGCCGCCGCCATCAAGGAGATTGCCAAGCGCGGCAAGGACCCGCTGGCGGGAGCGTTGACGCTGGGCGTGATCTACACCATCGGCCCTTACCTGTTGCCCGATCTGGTGCGCCACGCCATTCGGAATACCCCCCAAATGCCGTTGATGCTGCAGGAGAACTTCACCGTCAAGCTGCTTGAAATGCTGCGCACGGGCGAGATTGACTGCGCCATCCTGGCCGAGCCTTTCCCCGACACGGGGCTGGCCATGGCGCCTTTGTATGACGAGCCCTTTCTGGCCGCTGTTCCCAGCAACCACGCGCTGGCCGCACAGCCCTCGGTGTCGGCGGCGGAACTCAAGAGCGAAAACATGCTGCTGCTGGGCGCTGGCCACTGCTTTCGCGACCATGTGCTGGAGGTGTGCCCCGAGTTTGCGCGCTTTGCCAGCAACGCCGAGGGCATCCGCAAGACCTTCGAGGGCTCGTCGCTGGAGACCATCAAGCACATGGTGGCTGCTGGCATGGGCGTCACCTTGGTGCCGCGCCTGGCGGTGCCGCGCGAGGCGCTCTCGCGCCAGGCCCGGCGGCGCAAAAGCGATGAACCGCATATCCGCTACCTGCCCATCCTGGAGAGCGACGGCAGCGCACCGCCCACGCGCCGTGTGGTGCTGGCCTGGCGGCGCAGCTTTACGCGTTATGAAGCCATCGCCGCGCTGCGCAACGCCATTTATGCCTGTGAGCTGCCGGGAGTTACGCGGCTGTCATGAGCGCGCAATGCACGGTGGTCGCCGTCCTACATCGCACCGCCAAGCCTTGCGTTACAGTGAACCGGTAGCTCCTGTGAGCTTGCAGTTGCGTGTTTTGACCGCATGCGGATGTTCCCAGGTTCGATTGTTTATCCACCCCAGGAGATGACTATGGCCAAAGCCGCCAACACTACCAAAGCTCCCAAATCCAAGGTTCCTGCCATCCATATTGGCATCAGCGACAAGGACCGTGCTGCCATCGCCAGCGGCCTCTCGCATTTGCTGGCGGACACCTACACGCTCTACCTCACTACGCATAACTTCCATTGGAACGTGACGGGGCCGATGTTCAATACGCTGCACCTGATGTTCATGGGCCAGTACACCGAACTGTGGAACGCCGTGGATCCGATTGCCGAGCGCATCCGTTCGTTGGGCCATGTAGCGCCGGGTTCGTATGCCGAGTTCGGCAAACTCGCCAGCGTGCCCGATGCGCCCAGCAAGCCACCCAAGGCCCTGGACATGGTGCGCGTGCTGGTCGAAGGCCATGAAGCCGTGGCGCGCACGGCACGCAGCATCTACCCTGCGGTGCAACGTGCCAGCGATGAACCCACGGCCGACTTGCTGACCCAGCGCCTGACCGTGCATGAACAGACGGCCTGGATGCTGCGCTCCTTGTTGGAAGAGTAAATCTGTTGCGCCTGGCGGCCTGCGCGTGGCCGGCCGGGCACTGCACTACACTGCGGCGGCATCGGTTCGGCCTGCGTGCCAGTAGGCCGGATGAGCCCCAGTCTTTTTTCGTCTGTATGTCTCCCTCGCCGCGCAGCCGCCTGTCCCTGTACCTTGATCTCATCCGCTGGAGCCGCCCCGCAGGGTGGCTGCTGTTGCTGTGGCCCACACTCAGTGCGCTGTGGCTGGCCGCTGGCGGCTTTCCGGGCTGGCACCTGGTGGCGGTGTTTACGCTGGGGACCATCCTGATGCGCAGTGCCGGTTGCTGCGTGAACGACGTGGCCGACCGGGATTTTGACCGGCATGTCAAGCGCACGGCGCAGCGCCCCATCACCAGCGGCGCCGTGTCGGTGCGCGAGGCTCTGGGCGTGGGAGCTGTACTGGCACTGGTGGCGTTTGCGCTGGTGCTGACCACCAATGCGCCGACGGTGGTCTGGTCGCTGCCCGCCCTGGGGGTGACCATTCTTTACCCGTTCACCAAGCGGTTTTTTTCCATGCCCCAGGCCGTGTTGGGCGTGGCTTTCAGCATGGGCATCCCCATGGCCTTTACCGCCGTGCAGGGCCAGGTGTCCTGGCTGGCGCTGTGGCTGGTGCTGGGTAACCTGTTGTGGGTGCTGGCCTACGATACCGAATACGCCATGGTGGACCGCGATGATGACTTGAAGCTGGGCATGCAAACCTCGGCCATCACGCTGGGACGCTTTGATGTGGCTGCCATTGTGGCGTTCTACCTGGGTTTTGTGCTTATTTGGGCTCTGGCCCTTGCACCGTTTGCGCTGGGTGCTCTGTTTTATGTTGCTATTGCCGTGGTGCTGGCGCAGGTAGCCTGGCACTGGACCCTGATTCGGGGGCGTACGCGCGAAGGCTGTTTCAAGGCCTTCCGCGAGAACCACTGGATCGGATTCACCTTCTTTGTGGGCATTGCTGGCAGCTACGCATTGCGTTAAATGCTATTAAATATATAGCTGTCAGCGCTTTAAAATAGGGCGTTAGAGGCTAAATTTACCTAAAGTTTAAGCGCCAAACTCATTGCCCAGCTCGTGGGCGCGTTGCTGCGCTGCCTGCATGGCGCGCACAAAGGCCTCCCCCACGCCGTCCTGTTCCATCGACTGCAGCGCCGCATAGGTGGTGCCGCCCTTGGAGGTGACGCGCTGGCGCAGGACTTGAGGCGACTCGTCCGATTGCCGGGCCAGCTCCGAGGCGCCTACAAAGGTGCCGACCGCCAACTGGTGGGCCTGGGCGGGTGTCAGGCCCATGGCCGTGCCTGCGCGGGCCATGGCCTCCAGAAAGTAAAAAACATAGGCTGGGCCGGAGCCGGACAGAGCAGTGACGGCGTCGAGCTGCTGCTCATCGTTTACCCACAGGAATTCGCCCGTGGTTGCCATGATGGTCTCGACCTGCTGGCGCTGTGCTGCGCTGACGCCAGTGCGGGCATACAGCGCACTCATGCCCTTGCCCACCAGCGCGGGGGTATTGGGCATGGTGCGTACGATGCAGTCGCTGCCCAGCCAGCGGGCAATGCTGTCAGAGCGGATGCCGGCAGCCACGCTCAGGTGCAGGGCATGCTGGGTGTGCTCGCGCGCCTGCGCGGCGGCGTCCTTGAAGGTTTGTGGCTTGACAGCCCAGACCACGATGCCCGCGCGCGCCAGCGCGGGGCCGGCCGTTGCCTGCGCCTGGATGTCGAAGTTTTTTTGCAATGCCACCCGGGCTTCCTCCCACGGTTCAACCACCTCGATCTGGTGGGCGGGGTGGCCCTGGCGGATCAGCCCACCAATGATGGCGCTGGCCATGTTGCCGCCACCGATGAAGGCGATCATGGGCAGGGGGATGGAGGCTGCGGAGGCGGAAGTCTGGCTCATGGTGCGGTGCAGGTGCTGCTGTGGAGCCCGCCATGGTAGCGGCATCGGTGGCATGCGCCACCCATGGGCGCACCTCAGGCCAGCGTGGTCTGGCGCACGGCATGTTCCCAATGGGCCATCAGCTCTTGTGCGCGCGCGGCGCCCAGCGTGGGGACAAAGCGGCGCTCGGCGCGCCACAGCTGCGCGAGTTCTGCGGTGCTGCCATACACCCCGCTTGATAACCCGGCCAGGTAGGCGGCACCCAGCGCGGTGGTTTCGATCACAGCGGGCCGTACCACCGGAATGCCCAGCAAATCCGCCTGGAACTGCATCAGCAGGTCGTTGATGCAGGCGCCGCCATCTACGCGCAACTCGCTCACCGGTGCGCCACCGGCAGCCACGGCGTCGCGGCTCATGGCCAGCAGCAGGGCGGCGCTTTGGTAGGCAATGCTTTCCAGTGCCGCGCGGGCGATGTGGGCAAGGGTGGTGCCGCGTGTCAGGCCGGTGATGGTGCCGCGTGCGTCGGGTTGCCAGTACGGTGCGCCCAGGCCGGTGAAGGCGGGCACCATCATCACGCCACCCGAGTCGGGCACGGAGAGCGCCAGGGGCTCCACCTCGCTGCTGCTGGAGATGGCACGCAGGCCGTCGCGCAGCCACTGCACCACGGCGCCGCCGACGAAGACGCTGCCCTCCAGCGCAAATTCGGGTTGTGTCCCAGGCTGGGCGGCGCTGGTGGTGAGCAGGCCGTTTTGGCTGGTCTGGAACGTGGAACCTGTGTGCATCAGCATGAAGCAACCGGTACCGTAGGTATTTTTTGCCATGCCTGCGGTGAAGCAGGCCTGGCCGAACAGCGCACTTTGCTGGTCACCTGCCACTCCGCCGATGCGAATGGTGTGGCCCAGCAGGTCCGCTGCGGTGTCGCCAAAGTGGGCGCTGGACGGCAGCACCGCGGGCATCAGTGCCTTGGGAATGCGCAGCAGCGCCAGCAGTTCGTCGTCCCACTGGTTGGTGTGCACATTGAGCAGCATGGTGCGCGAGGCGTTGCTCACATCCGTCACGTGCACCTGGCCGTGGGTCAGCTGCCAGATCAGCCAGCTATCGACGGTGCCAAAAGCCAGCTCGCCGCGCTCGGCCGCCTCGCGTGCGCCGGGCACGTTGTCCAGCAGCCACTGCAGTTTGGTGCCTGAAAAATAAGCGTCGATCAACAGTCCGGTCTTGGACTGGATGGTGTCCGCCTTGCCCTGTTCGCGCAACTGCGCACAGGCGGGTTCTGCGCGCCGGTCCTGCCAGACGATGGCGTGGTGCACGGGCCGCCCGGTCTTGCGGTTCCACAGCACGGTGGTTTCGCGCTGGTTGGTGATGCCTACCGCCCGGATGTCGCGGGCGGTGATGCCTGCCTGCTGCAGGGCGGTGCGCGCCGTGGCGAGCTGGGTGCGCCAGATCTCCATCGGATCGTGCTCCACCCAGCCGGGGCGGGGGTAGATCTGAGGAAGTTCGAGTTGCGCCT is part of the Simplicispira sp. 125 genome and encodes:
- a CDS encoding Dps family protein is translated as MAKAANTTKAPKSKVPAIHIGISDKDRAAIASGLSHLLADTYTLYLTTHNFHWNVTGPMFNTLHLMFMGQYTELWNAVDPIAERIRSLGHVAPGSYAEFGKLASVPDAPSKPPKALDMVRVLVEGHEAVARTARSIYPAVQRASDEPTADLLTQRLTVHEQTAWMLRSLLEE
- a CDS encoding LysR substrate-binding domain-containing protein, producing MTLTELKYIVAVAREKHFGRAADACYVSQPTLSVAVKKLEEELDVKLFERSAGEVSVTPLGEEIVRQAQSVLEQAAAIKEIAKRGKDPLAGALTLGVIYTIGPYLLPDLVRHAIRNTPQMPLMLQENFTVKLLEMLRTGEIDCAILAEPFPDTGLAMAPLYDEPFLAAVPSNHALAAQPSVSAAELKSENMLLLGAGHCFRDHVLEVCPEFARFASNAEGIRKTFEGSSLETIKHMVAAGMGVTLVPRLAVPREALSRQARRRKSDEPHIRYLPILESDGSAPPTRRVVLAWRRSFTRYEAIAALRNAIYACELPGVTRLS
- a CDS encoding EAL domain-containing protein — translated: MTPRTTRSLHLRLWAIIAMACLPVFLMAFLDYRERRHDAIAALDNEVGRMLAAVHMTEESALRSMRQTFQIMARADNLQSLDGADCSGLAQRLMQSMEDVANVGAVLPNGAVFCSAISLRTVVTVSDRQWFRDASMGQGITTGEILVGRISHRPGMTFGYPVHDAQGQLKAILFTSIQIGWFDKLVAQFKLPVGWNAFLLSGTGAVLSHHPSEGLAPAQRLPPEVAERFLTALQNGQTVSELVGPDGNRRMYGIVSSRFSHTPLVFAVGAPLGHTVAGIDQGFWLRIALLAGIALVSVLTARYCVYDLIEAWTHKITAAIDNVASGRLETPISQYSNVREMHAVERGINHMADELQKRDMDLRRLSTAVEQSPESIIITDTQARIQYVNEAFVRNSGFTRNEVLGHNPRILNRGKTAPATYKAMWAALASGKPWRGEFTNTRKDGSTYVEMAIIAPIVDASGQVTHYVATKEDITQQKQSEELVHRLAYYDTLTGLPNRTLLQDRLKQALGASAQHGVLLLADIDRFKQINDTWGHAAGDLLLCEMARRIQDCMGAQNTVARLGSNTFAAIVQNLGADAEQAMAAAHQLAQQLHNTLAAPYELGATRKLYAANSAGVTLFSASKAPPEVLLQQAEVAMYRAKEEGGGSVLFFDDTMQASMDARVAMEMGLRDAVEHRAFQLYYQVQVDQAGSVVGAEALIRWIGADGKAISPADFIPLAEETGLILPMGQWVLDTACQQLAQWQLSPTTRHLTLAVNVSAKQFHQADFVALVHETLNRTGIDSGGLKLELTESAILGDIETTITKMHQLRDLGLRFALDDFGTGYSSLSYLKRLPFDLLKIDQSFTRDMLNDNTSSAIVRAILVMSDALGLEVVAEGVETVAQRAFLISHGCHFCQGYLLGRPVPIEAWEATHIAHPGTSTL
- the proC gene encoding pyrroline-5-carboxylate reductase; this encodes MSQTSASAASIPLPMIAFIGGGNMASAIIGGLIRQGHPAHQIEVVEPWEEARVALQKNFDIQAQATAGPALARAGIVVWAVKPQTFKDAAAQAREHTQHALHLSVAAGIRSDSIARWLGSDCIVRTMPNTPALVGKGMSALYARTGVSAAQRQQVETIMATTGEFLWVNDEQQLDAVTALSGSGPAYVFYFLEAMARAGTAMGLTPAQAHQLAVGTFVGASELARQSDESPQVLRQRVTSKGGTTYAALQSMEQDGVGEAFVRAMQAAQQRAHELGNEFGA
- the ubiA gene encoding 4-hydroxybenzoate octaprenyltransferase — translated: MSPSPRSRLSLYLDLIRWSRPAGWLLLLWPTLSALWLAAGGFPGWHLVAVFTLGTILMRSAGCCVNDVADRDFDRHVKRTAQRPITSGAVSVREALGVGAVLALVAFALVLTTNAPTVVWSLPALGVTILYPFTKRFFSMPQAVLGVAFSMGIPMAFTAVQGQVSWLALWLVLGNLLWVLAYDTEYAMVDRDDDLKLGMQTSAITLGRFDVAAIVAFYLGFVLIWALALAPFALGALFYVAIAVVLAQVAWHWTLIRGRTREGCFKAFRENHWIGFTFFVGIAGSYALR
- the glpK gene encoding glycerol kinase GlpK, with the protein product MTYLLALDQGTSSSRSIVFDERGHIVAQAQLELPQIYPRPGWVEHDPMEIWRTQLATARTALQQAGITARDIRAVGITNQRETTVLWNRKTGRPVHHAIVWQDRRAEPACAQLREQGKADTIQSKTGLLIDAYFSGTKLQWLLDNVPGAREAAERGELAFGTVDSWLIWQLTHGQVHVTDVSNASRTMLLNVHTNQWDDELLALLRIPKALMPAVLPSSAHFGDTAADLLGHTIRIGGVAGDQQSALFGQACFTAGMAKNTYGTGCFMLMHTGSTFQTSQNGLLTTSAAQPGTQPEFALEGSVFVGGAVVQWLRDGLRAISSSSEVEPLALSVPDSGGVMMVPAFTGLGAPYWQPDARGTITGLTRGTTLAHIARAALESIAYQSAALLLAMSRDAVAAGGAPVSELRVDGGACINDLLMQFQADLLGIPVVRPAVIETTALGAAYLAGLSSGVYGSTAELAQLWRAERRFVPTLGAARAQELMAHWEHAVRQTTLA